A stretch of DNA from Mesorhizobium onobrychidis:
CTTGTTGATGCCCATTCGGCGCTCCTTCCTTCGTCTTTTTGGGATAGCTGGTCGAGATCGACGCCGTGCTGGCGTTGCAACAGGGCGAGGAAATCGGTGCGCTCGAATGCCTTGCGCGCAGCGTCCCAGTTCTTTTCGACAGCGAGAATATCGAGAACCGCATCGAGAAGGCCGGAAGAGAGAGCGCCGGTGATGGCGATTGTCGTGCGGCGAAGCAGCAGGTCCTCCAGCCGTTCGACATATTCATTGGCGATGAGATATTGGATCTCCCGGGCCGAGTAGTCGTTGCCGGGCAAGAGCTCGTCATGTCCCGCTGCCATATGAGCGGCGACGGCATCCGCCGCGGTACCGTAGCGCTCGAGGAGGCTCCGCATGCGGTCAAGCGACAGGCCGTGTGCGGCCGCGCGTTCTGCGCACCATTTTGCCGGGGCAATGGGAAAATGCCGGCCGCCGCCGATCGGCATGTTTTGGGTGCCGACGATGCGCTGTCGGCACAATCGCTCGAGCACGATATTCGCTGCCAGTTCGCCGAACGAGCGGAAGGTTGTCCATTTTCCGCCGATCATGCAGAGCGTCGGCGGCACTATGCCGGCGCCCTCGATGAGCTCGCAGAAATGATCGCGGGGAATGCGCCCGGTAAAACTGTCTTGGCTTATCGGTAGCGGCCTCACCCCGGTGAACTGAAAGACGATGTTGGTATCGGCGATCTCGATCCCGGGAAACACGAAGGACAGGGACTGCCGGATGTATTGCCGCTCGTCATCCATGCAGCGTGCCTGATCGGGATCGTCGACACGGATATCCGTCGAGCCGACCAGCACGTTGCCGAGATAGGGGAACAGGATGCAAATCCGGCCGTCCTCGTTCTCATAGTAGATCATGTGACCGTCGAGCGCTTCATGAAGCTCGCGATTGTCGACGATCAGATGCGAACCTTTGGTGCCGCCCATAAGCTTCGGCGCTACGGCTCCGATCGCCGAATTGGTCAGGTCGATCCAGCCGCCGGTGGCGTTGACCACGAGCCGCGGCTTCACAGCCACGGTTTCGCCAGACAGTCCGTCGTTAAGCACCAGGCTCGCGTCATCGAGCGATACGCGTGCATAGTTGAGCGCCCGAGCGGACGGTTTTTGGTTCATGGTGTCACGCAGCATCTCGGTCCCCAGCCGCTCGGGGTGGCTGACCCAGGCATCATAGTATGTCGCAGAATTGCGAATAGCAGGATTGATTGCAGGCCAGAACTTGAGTGTTTCGGCGCGGCTCCTGAATTTGTGCGTCGGGACGATACGCCGTGCGGCGGTGAATAAGTCATACATCGCCAAGCCGGTCTTGATGACCAATGCGCCGCGCCGACCCGGACGACGGCTTAGCCCAAGGAAGCGGAATGCGCCATTTGCTATGCCTGAGAACAGGTCGAAGATAGGCACCGTGGTTGGCAGTGGCGCAACGTAATGCGGCGCGTTCTTCAACAGCCGATCGCGTTCGAGCAGAGATTCGCGGACCAGCTTGAACTCGCCGTTTTCAAGATAGCGCAAGCCGCCATGTACCATGCGCGAGAGGGCTGCGCTGGCGCCGGAACAATAATCGCCCTTTTCCGCGAGCAGCACATCGACGCCCTGCAAAGCGAGGTCGCGAAACACGCTGATGCCGTTAATGCCGCCGCCTATGACGAGGACGTCAACATCGGGGTTCTCGCGCAAGCCGGCGATCGTCTGGATGCGATTCATCTCAAGATACGCTTTCGATCACGCATCTATCGCTACGAGATGCCCGGCCACCGCCGCATCGACCGCCGTCAGTTCCGCTGCGCTCAGCGAAATCTCCCCTGCCCTGGCGTTGTCGAGCGCCTGCGTTGCGTTTCGCGCTCCACACAACGCGAAGGTGATGCCGGGCTGCGCCAGCGTCCAGGCGATGACGATCTGCGCCATGCTTGCCTGGTGGACCTCTGCGACCGGGGCCAGGGCATGCTTCAGAGCGGCTACCTTGCGCCGGTTGGCCTGAGAGAAGCGCGGGTTGTCTTTGCGCTGGTCGTCACCGCTGAACTCACGCGCCGGATCGATCGCGCCCGAAAGCAGGCCGAGTGCAAGCGACGAGTAACTGAGCGTAGCGACCTGATGCCGGCGCGCGATCGGCAGCAATGTCTGCTCAATCTCGCGATCCAGCATCGAATATCTTTCCTGGATCGCGTCGAGCTGGCCAGCGGTCACGTAGTGCTGCAGCTCGGCGGCGTTAAGATTGCTTGCGCCGATGGCGCGGATCTTGCCAGCCGACTTGAGGCGTTCGAGCGCTTGCATTGTTTCGGCAATGGGGGTCGTCGGGTCCTGCCAATGGGTGATGTAGAGATCGATATAATCGGTGCCGAGCCGCCGCAGGCTCTGTTCCACTTCATAAGCAATGCCGTCGGCGCCGAGATATCGGTTCACCGGCGTTCCATCCTGATCGAAGAAGTGATTGCCCTTTTTCGAATGCCAGTTCAGGCCACATTTGGTGGCGATGACCGCGCGGTCGCGCCGGCCCTTGAGGGCCTTGCCGACGATCTCCTCGCTGCGGCCGAGACCGTAAGCCGGCGCGGTGTCGATCAGCGAGACGCCGGCATCGATGGACGCCTGGATCGCAGCGATCGATTCTGCTTCATCCGTGCCACCCCACATCCAGCCGCCGATGGCCCAGGTGCCGAGTCCCACCGCCGAAGCGACAACGCCGGACTTGCCGATTGAGCGGGTGATTTGTCGAGAATTCATGCTGCATTTCCTTCGGCGAGCTCGAGGATCTTCAGGCCGGTGGTTTCGTCGGTGACGAGAGTGTCGAGGTGAGAGCCGCGCATGGCACTGAGGATCGGGACCACCTTGCTTGCGCCGCTGGCGACCCCTATCGACTGCGGAATGGTCGCGAATTCCTCGAGCGTCAGCGAAACCAGTGAGTGGTTGAGGCGGTAGTCGGCGAGCTTGCCGTTGCTGTCTATGAGATGCGCGAGCAGCTCGCCCGCCGCGCCCGAGCGTTCGATGGCCAGCCGGTCGGCGCTCGAGGACGGATGCAGATCGTAGTAGCTCGAATCGTCGGTCAGGATGGAGCCGATGCCGACGACCGCAAGCGTTGCTTCCCGCGCCTTGCTGAAGACATCCGAAACCGCCCGCACGCCCATCAGCATGTCGCGTTGGGCCGGGCTGTCGGCAAACAGCGGCGCGTGAACCTGATAGGCGCGCCCGCCGAGTTTGTCGGCCATCAGAGACGCGACATGATTGACGTCGGTGTAATGCTTGCCCTGGACAAGGCCGGTCGCGGGAACGACCTCGACGTCGTAGCTGCGGCTCGGCTTGAGGCCGGCGACGACGGCACTCACCCCCTTGCCCCCGGTGATGGAAATCGTGTCGCCGTCCTTGATCGTCTCGAGCACCAGCCTGGCTGCGGCCTCACCGACGCGCTGAAGCGCAGTCTGCGGATTGTCCGAAACGGAAGGGACGACGACGGCCCTTTGGAGTCCACCTATCGCGACAAGTCGCGCCTCGATGTCGACCAGTTGCTCGACCGGCGACTTGATCTTGATCTCGACAAGCCCGAGTTGATGACCGCGTTTGATCAGCCGGTTGACGGTCGCATGCGAGATGCCGAGCTCTTTGGCGATTTCCGCTTGCGTCTTGGCTTCCATGTAATGAAGCACAAGCGCCTGATACATCTGGCGGACGATCGTGACGTCGTCCCGCGAATTGGTTGGTGACATGATGGATGCTCAACTCTCGGCGCTGCTGCTCAGGATTTCCTGCGGTGAAGGAAATGGTCGATCGATACCGCCGCGAGCAGGATGCATCCCTTGATCATGTCCTGCCAATAGACGGAAACGTCGAGCAGGATCAGCGAACTTGTGACGACCGAGAGCAGCGCCATGCCCAGTATGGCGCCGAAGATGGTGCCCGAGCCGCCATTGAGCGATGCCCCACCGATCACCGCCGCGGCGATGATGTTGAGCTCCATGCCAGCGCCGAAGGTCGGGGTCGCAGCGCCAAAGCGTGACATGTAGATGACGCCGGCAAAGCCCGCCAGGGTGGAGCAGAGGACCGTGACCCAGAATTTGACCTGCTTGGTCTTGATGCCCGAAAATTGGGCCGCCTTCTCGTTGCTGCCGGTATAGAAGACCTTCCGGAAAGCCGTGGCACGCCGAAGCAGAAAATCGAAGATGGCCACGACCACGACAAAGATGACGATGACGTAAGGCACATTGCCGAAGCTGCCCTGGCCGATCGCCTTGAACCCGGGCGGCAGGGTGAACAGCGACAGCGGGGTTCCCTTGGTGATGACAAGGCAAAGACCGCGCACAATCACCATCGCCGCCAGCGATGTGATGAAGTGATTGAGCCCGATAACGGTCACGAAGAAGCCCATGACCGCGCCGATCAGCGCGCTGGCGCCTATGCCGATGAGGCTCGCGGTCCACGGGTCCAGACCCATCAGGAAGAGAGCGCCTGACACGACCATGGAGAAGCAGACCACCGACCCGACGGAAAGGTCGATGCCGCCGACAATGAGGAGTATCGTCATGCCGACCACGACGATGCCTTCAATGGAGAAGCTCATCAGCATCGCGCGGAAATTCCCCCAAGTCAGGAAATGCGGCGAGGCGAATGTCATGGCGAGGCACAGCGCCAGCATGATTGCGATCAGCCCCGCCTCGCGCATTGACCCCAGACGCAGCCAGTTGCGCCCGCCAAGCCCGGGGGCGCTCGCCTTGATTTCGGCGTCCATGAGGGTTCCTCCGGTCTGTCTAAGCGACATTCTGAACCTGCCTTGCGTTTGATCGTTGCTGGCGGACACCCGAAGCCAGCAGCATGATCGCTTCTTCGGTCAATTCGTCCGCCTCCAGTTCGCCGACGAGGGCACCTTCGCGTATGACAAGCACCCGGTCGCTGAGCCCGATCAATTCCGGAAGCTCGGATGAAATCACGATGACGCCGACGCCCCGCTCGGCGAGGTCGCGAAGCAGGCGATGAATTTCCACTTTGGCGCCGACATCAACCCCGCGTGTGGGCTCGTCCAGAATGACCACCTTGGGCCCGACCGAAAGAAGCCTGGCGATGGCGACTTTCTGCTGATTGCCACCACTAAGCGTCGACACCTGTGTCTCGATGCCGCCCATGCGCACACCGTGGCGCTCCACCAGGTCGGTGGCTTGCTTTGCCTCGGCGCGGCGATCGAGCAGCCCAAGTGGTGTGGTTAGTTTCCGAAGGTCCAGCGCGGAGATATTCGACGCAACCGACAGGTCCAGGAACAGGCCCGACGCCTTGCGGTCCTCGGAGAGGTAGACCAGGCCCGCGCGCACCGCATCGCTGTAGGTCCTGATGCTGACCGGCTTGCCATTGAGTTCGACCGATCCCGACAGCTTCGGGCGCAAGCCGCAAACGGTCTGAACCATCTCGCTGCGGCCGGCGCCAATCAGCCCGCCGATGCCAAGAATTTCGCCTGCACGAAGCGTGAAGCTGACGCCTTCGGAACCCTCT
This window harbors:
- a CDS encoding glycerol-3-phosphate dehydrogenase/oxidase, which gives rise to MNRIQTIAGLRENPDVDVLVIGGGINGISVFRDLALQGVDVLLAEKGDYCSGASAALSRMVHGGLRYLENGEFKLVRESLLERDRLLKNAPHYVAPLPTTVPIFDLFSGIANGAFRFLGLSRRPGRRGALVIKTGLAMYDLFTAARRIVPTHKFRSRAETLKFWPAINPAIRNSATYYDAWVSHPERLGTEMLRDTMNQKPSARALNYARVSLDDASLVLNDGLSGETVAVKPRLVVNATGGWIDLTNSAIGAVAPKLMGGTKGSHLIVDNRELHEALDGHMIYYENEDGRICILFPYLGNVLVGSTDIRVDDPDQARCMDDERQYIRQSLSFVFPGIEIADTNIVFQFTGVRPLPISQDSFTGRIPRDHFCELIEGAGIVPPTLCMIGGKWTTFRSFGELAANIVLERLCRQRIVGTQNMPIGGGRHFPIAPAKWCAERAAAHGLSLDRMRSLLERYGTAADAVAAHMAAGHDELLPGNDYSAREIQYLIANEYVERLEDLLLRRTTIAITGALSSGLLDAVLDILAVEKNWDAARKAFERTDFLALLQRQHGVDLDQLSQKDEGRSAEWASTRKSA
- a CDS encoding aldo/keto reductase, with product MNSRQITRSIGKSGVVASAVGLGTWAIGGWMWGGTDEAESIAAIQASIDAGVSLIDTAPAYGLGRSEEIVGKALKGRRDRAVIATKCGLNWHSKKGNHFFDQDGTPVNRYLGADGIAYEVEQSLRRLGTDYIDLYITHWQDPTTPIAETMQALERLKSAGKIRAIGASNLNAAELQHYVTAGQLDAIQERYSMLDREIEQTLLPIARRHQVATLSYSSLALGLLSGAIDPAREFSGDDQRKDNPRFSQANRRKVAALKHALAPVAEVHQASMAQIVIAWTLAQPGITFALCGARNATQALDNARAGEISLSAAELTAVDAAVAGHLVAIDA
- a CDS encoding sugar-binding transcriptional regulator → MSPTNSRDDVTIVRQMYQALVLHYMEAKTQAEIAKELGISHATVNRLIKRGHQLGLVEIKIKSPVEQLVDIEARLVAIGGLQRAVVVPSVSDNPQTALQRVGEAAARLVLETIKDGDTISITGGKGVSAVVAGLKPSRSYDVEVVPATGLVQGKHYTDVNHVASLMADKLGGRAYQVHAPLFADSPAQRDMLMGVRAVSDVFSKAREATLAVVGIGSILTDDSSYYDLHPSSSADRLAIERSGAAGELLAHLIDSNGKLADYRLNHSLVSLTLEEFATIPQSIGVASGASKVVPILSAMRGSHLDTLVTDETTGLKILELAEGNAA
- a CDS encoding ABC transporter permease, with protein sequence MDAEIKASAPGLGGRNWLRLGSMREAGLIAIMLALCLAMTFASPHFLTWGNFRAMLMSFSIEGIVVVGMTILLIVGGIDLSVGSVVCFSMVVSGALFLMGLDPWTASLIGIGASALIGAVMGFFVTVIGLNHFITSLAAMVIVRGLCLVITKGTPLSLFTLPPGFKAIGQGSFGNVPYVIVIFVVVVAIFDFLLRRATAFRKVFYTGSNEKAAQFSGIKTKQVKFWVTVLCSTLAGFAGVIYMSRFGAATPTFGAGMELNIIAAAVIGGASLNGGSGTIFGAILGMALLSVVTSSLILLDVSVYWQDMIKGCILLAAVSIDHFLHRRKS